The proteins below are encoded in one region of Naumovozyma castellii chromosome 6, complete genome:
- the NCAS0F00750 gene encoding SWIRM domain-containing protein (ancestral locus Anc_7.55): protein MEFNSPKSECSELNTKGFEVPNNLLLSTTKSKYPRRGGKVINDCNTTTSGAALIDSNIDALLEEPLIPSPPLSPRLSFSKDRNSPLFEYEYDSMEKALQDVDEDNDNNKLILLAPSWLPTQTKINNRRDTMRFLSQYKMFDSLTLPNRRATTYTPKYYYRRQHNRSTSSEQEIHSSYNLRTSPIKAHSHERDEIYTNKRRIVKPHRHNVKVVRRSKNTSSRSPTSHLSHSSPNQTLASAAIISKIPQYVPNVSWSQIPDYSPPIDTIPWDNNKCLRVEWRGSPMDLSNDPLVDKLHPAEVQLAQILRLPCDLYLDSKRRLFLEKVYRLKLGLPFRRTDAQKACRIDVNKASRLFAAFEKVGWLKDNNFQKYL from the coding sequence ATGGAATTTAATTCACCAAAATCAGAGTGTTCGGAATTGAACACAAAAGGGTTTGAAGTACCCAATAATCTATTACTTTCAACAACCAAGAGTAAATATCCAAGGAGGGGTGGTAAGGTCATAAATGACTGCAATACAACTACATCGGGAGCTGCATTAATTGATTCTAACATTGATGCATTGCTGGAAGAACCATTGATTCCCTCACCACCTTTATCACCTAGGTTGAGCTTTTCTAAGGATCGCAATTCtccattatttgaatacGAATATGACTCCATGGAAAAGGCACTTCAGGACGTAGATGAAgacaatgataataataaactAATCTTATTGGCTCCATCGTGGTTACCAACACAAACAAAGATTAATAATAGGAGAGATACAATGAGGTTCTTATCTCAATATAAAATGTTTGATTCTTTGACTCTTCCCAATAGGAGGGCCACAACATATACcccaaaatattattatcgtAGGCAACACAATAGATCGACCTCATCAGAACAGGAAATACATAGTTCTTACAATTTAAGGACAAGCCCAATTAAAGCTCACTCTCATGAAAGAGATGAAATATATACaaacaagagaagaatAGTGAAACCACATCGTCATAACGTTAAAGTCGTGAGGAGGTCAAAGAATACATCGTCGAGGAGTCCAACATCACATTTATCACATTCAAGTCCAAATCAAACTTTAGCATCGGCAGCTATTATTAGTAAAATACCTCAATATGTTCCTAATGTTTCTTGGAGTCAAATACCAGATTATTCACCTCCAATTGATACAATCCCTTgggataataataaatgtCTAAGGGTTGAATGGAGAGGGTCACCCATGGATCTATCTAATGATCCATTGGTTGATAAATTGCATCCTGCAGAAGTTCAATTGGCTCAGATATTAAGATTGCCATGCGATTTATATCTGGATTCAAAAAGAAGGTTATTCCTAGAGAAAGTTTATAGATTAAAACTAGGATTACCCTTTAGGAGAACTGATGCCCAAAAGGCTTGCAGAATTGATGTTAATAAAGCTTCAAGACTTTTTGCCGCATTTGAAAAAGTGGGTTGGttaaaagataataattttcaaaaatatttatga